A region from the Paludicola sp. MB14-C6 genome encodes:
- a CDS encoding ATP-binding cassette domain-containing protein gives MSIIQICNITKKFDTVVALNNVTLTLEENKIYGLLGRNGAGKSTLLNLMTNKLFPTEGSITVDGDNVTENDKTLSKIFCMSEQMLYPDGMKISEVFRWTKEFYPDFDLEYAQNLSKQFQLSPSKKIKSLSTGYKSIFKLVLALSCNAPILLLDEPVLGLDANHRDLFYKLLIQTYSERPCTIVISTHIIEEISDLIEQVILIKNGAILFDKPTEELLAMGYAVSGKATAVDEYIKEKQVLSIDTLGGLKTAYLIGDNKTQQIPTELEVSSLNLQKLFIQLTNDERGEI, from the coding sequence ATGAGCATAATTCAAATTTGCAATATAACAAAAAAATTTGATACTGTTGTTGCTCTGAATAATGTAACTCTTACCTTAGAAGAAAATAAAATTTATGGTTTACTCGGAAGAAATGGTGCAGGAAAATCAACACTATTAAACCTAATGACTAACAAGCTATTTCCAACAGAGGGATCAATCACAGTTGATGGTGATAATGTAACTGAAAATGATAAAACATTATCCAAAATATTTTGTATGTCCGAACAAATGCTATACCCAGATGGAATGAAGATTTCTGAAGTTTTTCGATGGACAAAAGAATTTTATCCAGACTTTGATTTAGAATACGCTCAAAACCTAAGTAAGCAGTTTCAATTATCTCCATCTAAAAAAATAAAGTCGCTCTCTACAGGCTATAAATCAATTTTCAAACTCGTTCTTGCATTATCTTGCAACGCTCCTATTTTGTTATTAGATGAGCCTGTATTGGGATTAGACGCTAACCATCGTGATTTATTTTATAAGTTACTCATTCAAACCTATAGCGAACGCCCTTGTACCATTGTTATTTCTACTCACATTATCGAAGAAATATCTGATTTAATTGAGCAAGTTATTTTAATAAAAAACGGTGCTATTCTTTTTGATAAGCCAACTGAAGAACTGCTTGCTATGGGATATGCGGTTTCAGGTAAGGCAACTGCAGTAGATGAATATATTAAAGAAAAACAAGTTTTATCTATTGATACTCTTGGTGGACTAAAAACCGCTTATCTAATTGGCGATAATAAAACACAGCAAATACCAACTGAACTGGAAGTAAGTAGTTTAAATTTACAAAAGCTATTTATTCAGCTTACCAATGACGAAAGGGGAGAAATCTAA
- a CDS encoding family 20 glycosylhydrolase produces the protein MAIDKKNAFVGFHTRFGNHEAVDGLIKLIHEGLAPMGFNALILELNPGYSYRCFPEYSNGTVTYEDLQFIKETCDEQNIKVIPLFQCLSHQCENFGDGKPWPLLVAHPEFIEQKDFIEGGEWPDIYCHSWCASNDDIYQYIFPMMDEIIEALDADVVHIGLDEVFEIGEDSCPLCKGKNKAELFARTVRILHNHLSQKGIETMMWGDRLLNAEKLGMNMWEADKFGMYPAFDMEDKVTRDIVITDWHYDLHSHGYPSVEQFMKAGFHTIASFGANDEQAAHFWKHCLEYIYLGKKNHWPGKLGGLLITHWTPLTNKLADEILGGMNGTIGKSDNPWDSSEVGRCIQAIVPKGKYFRK, from the coding sequence ATGGCAATTGACAAAAAGAATGCTTTTGTTGGTTTTCATACTCGTTTTGGAAATCACGAAGCAGTTGACGGACTCATAAAGCTAATTCACGAAGGGTTAGCACCAATGGGATTTAATGCGCTTATATTAGAGCTAAACCCAGGATACTCATACCGTTGCTTCCCAGAATATTCTAATGGAACGGTAACTTACGAAGACTTGCAGTTTATTAAAGAAACATGTGATGAACAAAACATCAAAGTAATTCCGTTATTTCAATGCTTAAGTCATCAATGCGAAAATTTCGGAGACGGAAAGCCATGGCCACTTTTAGTGGCACACCCTGAATTCATTGAACAAAAAGACTTTATAGAAGGCGGGGAATGGCCTGATATTTATTGTCATAGTTGGTGTGCTTCTAACGACGATATTTATCAATATATCTTTCCAATGATGGACGAAATTATTGAAGCACTTGATGCGGATGTGGTTCATATTGGTTTAGATGAAGTCTTTGAAATTGGTGAAGACTCTTGCCCGCTTTGTAAAGGAAAAAATAAAGCAGAACTCTTTGCTCGAACTGTGCGAATTCTACATAACCATTTGTCACAAAAGGGAATTGAAACAATGATGTGGGGTGACCGCTTATTAAATGCTGAAAAATTAGGCATGAATATGTGGGAAGCTGATAAGTTTGGAATGTACCCTGCTTTTGATATGGAAGATAAAGTCACACGTGATATTGTTATTACAGATTGGCATTATGATTTACATAGTCACGGATATCCGTCTGTGGAACAATTCATGAAAGCCGGTTTTCATACGATTGCTTCATTTGGAGCTAATGATGAACAAGCAGCCCACTTTTGGAAACATTGCTTAGAATATATTTATTTAGGCAAAAAAAATCATTGGCCTGGAAAATTGGGTGGATTGCTCATTACCCATTGGACACCTTTAACCAATAAACTTGCAGATGAAATTCTAGGTGGTATGAATGGTACTATTGGTAAGAGTGATAATCCTTGGGACTCAAGTGAAGTAGGTCGATGCATTCAAGCAATCGTTCCAAAAGGGAAATACTTTAGAAAATAA
- a CDS encoding DL-endopeptidase inhibitor IseA family protein produces MKKFTVLLMIITFLLCSCQANEKVNTNSKENTSSQKKTQTEDLSSSKENETELIIPKTPLSNELNQLFEQGLEVYRWFNISIMGDGQGKPVIKGELTYYPVNNERFPTYESWYQYINSVFSKEMIDHYLSKNYYINIKGQLYGVMADRGGNIFYKSHKYELVSQTENKVELKIIGIYNEGTGEEDYYKEYTTIFEKQNGKWIITQFEFWL; encoded by the coding sequence ATGAAAAAATTCACTGTACTTCTAATGATAATTACATTTTTGTTATGCTCTTGTCAAGCAAATGAAAAGGTCAATACCAATAGTAAGGAAAATACATCAAGCCAAAAGAAAACGCAAACGGAAGATTTATCTAGTAGTAAAGAGAATGAAACTGAGCTTATCATCCCAAAAACACCTCTTAGTAATGAATTGAATCAATTATTTGAACAAGGGCTAGAGGTATATAGATGGTTTAATATTTCTATAATGGGAGATGGACAAGGAAAACCAGTTATTAAAGGTGAACTAACTTATTATCCTGTAAATAATGAGAGGTTTCCGACTTATGAAAGTTGGTATCAATATATTAATTCTGTTTTTAGCAAAGAGATGATAGATCACTATTTATCAAAAAATTATTATATCAATATAAAAGGTCAGCTATATGGAGTAATGGCTGACAGAGGAGGCAATATTTTTTATAAATCACATAAATATGAGCTAGTTAGTCAAACTGAAAACAAAGTTGAATTAAAAATCATTGGAATTTATAATGAAGGGACTGGAGAAGAGGATTATTATAAAGAGTATACAACTATTTTTGAAAAGCAAAATGGAAAATGGATTATAACCCAATTTGAATTTTGGTTATAA
- a CDS encoding IS1182 family transposase, whose amino-acid sequence MLVKAKKDRTQVEFLCLEEFIPAEHLLRKIDSAVDFCHIYDFVEDLYCKDNGRPSIDPVVLIKMVLIQHLYGISSLRKLVEEVQMNCAYRWFLGYLMTEQIPHFTTISYAFKHRFNENTIACIFNWILNEINDMGYLDPEVVFVDGTHIKANANIKKVVKKSIPVAAKHYEKQLMDEINKDREEHKKKPFDDTKPPKIEEKIINESTTDPESGVFHKGEHKKCLAYEAHTACDKKGYIVDVHVTAGNVHDSVAFDDLYDKLKENHPEIQTIVADSAYNTPYIAKRLIDDGKDLLVPYRRPMTKQGFFKKYDFSYDEYFDCVVCPNNKVLHYSTTNREGYKEFKSNPNDCKICGFRYKCTESKEFQKQYTVHVWHEYLEQVSDIRYAIKYKDLYAQRKETIERVFADAKEKYAMRYTPYRGLAQVTNWVRLKFACMNLKKLAIHKWRVNSPFCILCTFFKFSTIYSKARLWLRQNRAFSSD is encoded by the coding sequence ATGTTAGTTAAAGCTAAAAAAGACCGAACACAAGTAGAGTTTTTGTGCTTAGAAGAATTTATTCCAGCAGAACATTTGCTTAGAAAAATAGATAGTGCAGTGGATTTCTGTCATATATATGATTTCGTAGAGGATTTGTATTGTAAAGATAATGGAAGACCAAGCATAGACCCAGTAGTACTAATCAAAATGGTCTTAATACAACATTTGTATGGAATAAGTTCGTTGCGCAAATTGGTAGAAGAAGTACAAATGAACTGTGCATATCGTTGGTTTTTAGGATATTTAATGACAGAACAAATACCTCACTTTACAACAATAAGTTATGCCTTTAAACATAGATTTAACGAGAATACTATTGCATGCATTTTCAACTGGATATTGAATGAAATCAATGATATGGGATATCTTGACCCAGAGGTGGTATTTGTAGATGGAACCCATATAAAAGCAAATGCAAATATAAAAAAGGTTGTAAAGAAATCAATCCCCGTAGCAGCAAAACATTATGAGAAACAACTAATGGACGAAATCAATAAAGATAGAGAAGAACATAAAAAAAAGCCATTTGACGATACAAAGCCACCTAAAATAGAAGAAAAAATCATCAATGAATCAACCACTGACCCTGAAAGCGGTGTATTTCATAAAGGAGAGCATAAGAAATGCCTTGCTTATGAAGCACATACAGCTTGTGACAAAAAAGGCTACATTGTAGATGTTCATGTAACAGCAGGCAATGTACATGACAGCGTAGCATTCGATGATTTGTATGATAAATTAAAAGAAAACCACCCCGAAATCCAAACAATAGTGGCAGATAGTGCCTACAATACTCCCTATATTGCAAAAAGACTTATAGATGATGGAAAAGATTTATTAGTACCATATCGTAGACCAATGACAAAACAAGGCTTTTTTAAGAAATATGATTTTTCATATGATGAATATTTTGACTGTGTAGTATGTCCAAACAATAAAGTTTTACACTATTCCACCACGAATAGAGAAGGATACAAAGAATTTAAAAGCAATCCAAACGACTGTAAAATCTGTGGGTTTCGTTACAAATGCACTGAAAGTAAAGAATTCCAGAAACAATACACAGTTCATGTTTGGCATGAGTACTTAGAGCAAGTTTCAGATATTCGTTATGCAATAAAATACAAAGATCTTTATGCACAGCGAAAAGAAACGATTGAGCGAGTTTTTGCTGATGCGAAAGAAAAATACGCAATGCGTTATACACCTTATCGAGGTCTTGCCCAAGTAACAAACTGGGTTAGGCTTAAATTTGCGTGCATGAACCTTAAAAAGCTGGCAATACATAAGTGGAGGGTGAACTCTCCTTTTTGTATCCTTTGCACTTTTTTCAAATTTTCAACCATATATTCAAAAGCCCGACTTTGGTTACGCCAAAATCGGGCTTTTTCTTCAGACTGA
- a CDS encoding phosphoglycerate dehydrogenase produces the protein MFSINTLNKISPAGLDNFDRAKYNWGEDVTNADAIMVRSASMHEMEFESSLKAIARAGAGVNNIPVEKCTEKGIVVFNTPGANANAVKELVLLALFMSARKVAASMDWVKTLKGSGADVSKLVEKGKGQFVGPEIMGKKLGVIGLGAIGILVANAAEKLGMTVYGYDPYISVDAAWGLSQSIIHAKTLKEVYENCDFITIHVPCNKETKGMINSSSIATMKSGVRILNFSRGELVEEADMLKALDERLVKVYLTDFPTDAMLDHPGVVSFPHLGASTPESEDNCARMAAIQLIDYLENGNIKNSVNLPEANMGKVTMPRICVIHKNVKTIISQISTSLSEVNIENMLNKSRGDYAYTMLDVQGKIDESSIEKINAIDGVINVRVI, from the coding sequence ATGTTTTCTATTAACACATTAAATAAAATTTCTCCTGCCGGTTTAGATAATTTTGATCGTGCAAAATATAACTGGGGTGAAGATGTTACAAATGCCGATGCAATTATGGTTCGTTCTGCATCTATGCATGAAATGGAGTTTGAATCTTCCTTAAAAGCAATTGCTCGTGCAGGTGCGGGTGTAAACAATATTCCCGTAGAAAAATGTACTGAGAAAGGTATTGTTGTATTTAATACCCCTGGTGCAAATGCAAACGCTGTAAAAGAGCTTGTTCTTCTTGCTTTATTTATGTCTGCAAGAAAAGTTGCTGCTTCTATGGATTGGGTAAAAACCTTAAAAGGAAGCGGTGCAGACGTTTCGAAGCTAGTTGAAAAAGGAAAAGGACAATTTGTAGGTCCTGAAATAATGGGCAAAAAACTTGGCGTTATTGGCCTTGGTGCTATCGGTATTTTAGTTGCAAATGCTGCTGAAAAACTTGGTATGACTGTTTACGGCTATGATCCATATATTAGTGTTGATGCCGCTTGGGGATTATCTCAATCTATTATTCATGCAAAAACTTTAAAAGAAGTATATGAAAATTGTGATTTCATTACCATTCACGTTCCTTGCAATAAAGAAACCAAGGGTATGATTAACTCTTCTTCCATTGCGACTATGAAATCTGGTGTTCGTATCTTAAACTTCTCTCGAGGAGAATTAGTTGAAGAAGCAGATATGCTAAAAGCTTTAGATGAAAGACTCGTAAAAGTATATTTAACCGATTTCCCAACTGATGCAATGCTTGATCATCCTGGAGTTGTTTCATTCCCGCACTTAGGTGCTTCTACACCTGAATCAGAAGATAATTGTGCAAGAATGGCGGCAATTCAACTGATTGATTATTTGGAAAACGGTAATATTAAAAACTCTGTAAATCTTCCGGAAGCTAATATGGGAAAAGTGACTATGCCGAGAATTTGTGTCATTCATAAAAATGTTAAAACAATTATTTCTCAAATTTCAACAAGCTTAAGCGAAGTAAACATCGAGAATATGTTAAATAAATCAAGAGGCGATTACGCTTATACCATGCTTGACGTACAAGGTAAAATTGATGAAAGTTCAATCGAAAAAATTAATGCTATCGACGGTGTTATTAACGTAAGAGTGATATAG
- a CDS encoding GntR family transcriptional regulator → MLLDFESEKPIYLQLAESIEDAILSGAFEEETQIPSTTEISVTYKINPATALKGINLLVNEGILYKKRGIGMFVSSGAQTLIQQKHKQNFLENYIDTLLIEAKKLGISKDEILSMIERRFLK, encoded by the coding sequence ATGCTCTTAGATTTTGAGAGTGAAAAGCCAATCTATCTTCAATTAGCAGAATCAATCGAAGATGCCATTCTTTCGGGCGCTTTTGAAGAAGAAACACAAATACCTTCTACAACCGAAATTTCTGTTACCTATAAAATAAATCCTGCAACTGCATTAAAAGGAATCAATCTTCTTGTTAATGAGGGTATTCTTTATAAGAAAAGAGGCATTGGTATGTTTGTATCGTCAGGAGCACAAACATTAATACAACAAAAGCACAAACAGAATTTTCTAGAAAACTACATTGATACATTACTAATAGAGGCGAAAAAATTGGGAATTAGCAAAGATGAAATTTTATCTATGATAGAAAGAAGGTTTTTAAAATGA
- a CDS encoding M23 family metallopeptidase, protein MKKAKIGKASTKSFFSGKGFYVALAVSLIAIGGAAWLGLNSAMNKLDKNNTMDLDKTPSQIQDKDDEWDIPKQVTKPQSDVNATVSDNASNVVAKENYILPLKGTVANAYSGDKVVKSKTLDEWVMHTGIDIKAAVSTPVKAIASGVVKEVKNDDMWGTCVVIDHGNGIVSHYYNLKTAVNVKVKQEVKLGDVIGSVGQTADIERAEESHLHFAVQKNGEWIDPLSIIK, encoded by the coding sequence ATGAAAAAGGCGAAAATAGGAAAAGCAAGCACAAAGTCTTTCTTTTCTGGAAAAGGCTTTTATGTAGCACTTGCAGTTAGCTTGATTGCAATTGGTGGTGCAGCATGGTTGGGCCTAAATTCAGCAATGAATAAATTAGACAAGAACAATACAATGGATTTAGACAAAACTCCATCTCAAATTCAGGATAAAGATGATGAATGGGATATTCCAAAACAAGTTACAAAACCACAATCTGATGTAAATGCAACTGTTTCAGATAATGCCTCAAATGTTGTTGCTAAAGAAAATTATATTCTTCCGTTAAAAGGCACTGTTGCAAATGCGTATAGCGGAGATAAAGTTGTAAAATCAAAAACATTAGATGAATGGGTTATGCATACCGGTATTGATATTAAAGCGGCAGTTTCAACACCGGTTAAAGCAATTGCTTCAGGTGTTGTAAAAGAAGTGAAAAATGATGATATGTGGGGCACTTGTGTTGTAATTGATCATGGTAACGGAATTGTAAGTCATTATTATAACCTAAAAACAGCAGTTAATGTAAAAGTGAAACAAGAAGTAAAACTTGGAGATGTTATTGGCTCAGTTGGACAAACAGCAGATATTGAAAGAGCTGAAGAATCTCATTTACACTTTGCAGTACAAAAGAATGGCGAATGGATTGATCCGCTCAGCATTATTAAATAA
- a CDS encoding YifB family Mg chelatase-like AAA ATPase, whose amino-acid sequence MISIISSIGLMGLTAYTVEVEADLSTGLPRFDIVGLPDAAVKESRDRVCSAIKNCGYEIPVGKITINLAPADIRKLGSLYDVAILVALLDTTGQLLANHDTSVYLGELSLSGEIRPINGVLPMTIHAKEAGFQRIFVPKQNAEEASVVDGIEIYGVSHISELIKFLTNAITIEPQKKIEFASTQDLFVPDFSEVKGQHSARRALEIAAAGGHNALLIGPPGSGKSMLAKRIPSILPDMTFEESIETTKIHSIAGLLPQNVPLITTRPFRSPHHTVSPAGLSGGGSIPKPGEISLAHNGVLFLDELPEFSRPAMEILRQPIEDGKVTISRVNGTLTYPCSIMLIAAMNPCPCGYFGHPTRPCTCSSNKVAQYLAKVSGPLLDRLDLHIDAMPVEFDHISSTAHSESSAEIKKRVDAARKIQNERFLNTEITCNARITPALLQRTCPISESGMQLLRNAFDKLGLSARAYDRILKVSRTIADLDNSEVLESRHIAEAIQYRSLDRKYWLSNK is encoded by the coding sequence ATGATTTCTATAATTAGTAGTATTGGTCTAATGGGACTAACCGCTTACACCGTAGAAGTGGAAGCCGATTTATCAACCGGTTTGCCTCGTTTTGACATCGTTGGTCTTCCGGATGCCGCTGTAAAAGAAAGTCGTGATCGTGTTTGTTCCGCAATAAAAAATTGTGGTTATGAAATTCCTGTAGGTAAAATTACCATCAATCTTGCTCCTGCCGATATTCGAAAGCTTGGATCTCTTTATGATGTTGCAATTCTTGTTGCTCTTTTAGATACAACAGGTCAATTGCTAGCCAATCATGATACATCTGTTTATTTAGGCGAGTTATCGTTAAGCGGTGAGATCCGTCCGATTAACGGAGTACTACCTATGACCATTCATGCAAAAGAAGCGGGATTTCAACGTATTTTTGTTCCAAAACAAAATGCAGAAGAAGCAAGCGTTGTAGATGGAATTGAAATCTACGGCGTTTCTCACATTAGCGAACTCATCAAATTCTTGACGAATGCGATAACAATAGAACCGCAAAAAAAGATTGAATTTGCTTCCACTCAAGATTTATTTGTTCCCGATTTTTCCGAAGTAAAAGGTCAGCATTCTGCTCGTCGTGCATTAGAAATTGCAGCTGCAGGAGGGCATAATGCTCTGCTGATTGGTCCTCCGGGTTCTGGAAAAAGTATGTTAGCAAAGCGAATTCCCTCTATTTTGCCCGATATGACCTTTGAAGAAAGCATTGAAACCACAAAAATCCATAGCATTGCAGGTCTATTACCTCAAAATGTTCCACTGATTACAACGAGACCTTTCCGTTCTCCTCATCATACCGTTTCACCTGCAGGTCTTTCAGGCGGTGGAAGCATTCCCAAGCCCGGGGAAATCAGCCTTGCACATAACGGCGTTTTGTTCTTAGATGAACTACCCGAATTTTCCCGTCCTGCAATGGAAATATTACGCCAACCGATTGAAGACGGTAAAGTAACCATATCTCGGGTAAATGGAACGCTCACTTATCCTTGCTCTATTATGCTGATTGCTGCAATGAATCCTTGCCCATGCGGTTATTTTGGACATCCAACCAGACCATGTACTTGTTCTTCCAATAAAGTAGCTCAATACCTTGCAAAAGTCTCGGGGCCGTTGCTCGACCGATTGGATTTACATATTGATGCTATGCCGGTTGAGTTTGATCATATTTCCTCTACTGCACATTCTGAATCCTCTGCTGAAATTAAAAAGAGGGTAGATGCCGCACGAAAAATTCAAAATGAACGCTTTTTGAATACCGAGATTACTTGCAATGCAAGAATCACTCCAGCATTACTACAAAGAACCTGCCCAATTAGCGAAAGTGGAATGCAGCTATTGCGAAATGCTTTTGACAAGCTTGGTCTTTCTGCTCGTGCCTATGACCGTATTTTAAAAGTTTCTCGTACGATTGCTGATTTAGACAATAGTGAAGTGTTAGAAAGCCGACATATCGCAGAAGCCATTCAATACAGAAGTTTAGACCGAAAATACTGGTTGAGTAATAAGTAG
- the serC gene encoding 3-phosphoserine/phosphohydroxythreonine transaminase gives MSRVYNFSAGPSVLPESVLKQAASEMLDYNGSGQSVMEMSHRSKVYEEIINQCEASLREVMNIPDNYKVLFLQGGASSQFAMIPLNLMNKNKKADFVITGQWAKKAYQEAQKFGACNVVASSADKTFSYIPQLDESKFDKDADYFHICMNNTIYGTRFTKLPNTGNVPLVADVSSCVLSEPIDVSKFGILYAGAQKNMGPAGLTVVIIREDLIGNAQEITPTMFNYQTHSDNGSMYNTPPTYAIYICKLVLDWIKDLGGLEKMKEINEKKANLLYDFLDNSKMFKGTVVKEDRSLMNIPFITGNEELDKKFVKEATAKGFVNLKGHRSVGGMRASIYNAMPVEGVQALVDFMKEFEANN, from the coding sequence ATGAGTAGAGTTTATAATTTTAGTGCCGGTCCATCTGTTTTACCTGAAAGCGTTTTAAAACAAGCTGCATCGGAAATGCTTGATTATAATGGAAGCGGACAGTCTGTTATGGAAATGTCCCACCGTTCTAAAGTTTATGAGGAAATTATTAACCAATGTGAAGCTTCCTTACGTGAAGTAATGAACATCCCTGATAACTATAAAGTTTTATTTTTACAAGGCGGTGCCTCCTCTCAATTCGCAATGATTCCATTAAACTTAATGAACAAAAATAAAAAAGCAGACTTTGTAATTACCGGTCAATGGGCAAAAAAAGCTTATCAAGAAGCTCAAAAATTTGGCGCTTGTAATGTAGTTGCAAGTTCTGCCGATAAAACTTTTTCCTACATACCGCAATTAGATGAAAGCAAATTCGATAAAGATGCAGATTATTTTCATATCTGTATGAATAATACAATCTACGGAACACGTTTTACAAAACTTCCGAATACAGGTAATGTTCCATTAGTTGCAGATGTCAGCTCTTGTGTTCTTTCCGAGCCTATTGATGTTTCAAAATTTGGAATTCTTTATGCCGGTGCACAAAAAAATATGGGTCCTGCAGGTTTAACTGTTGTTATTATTCGTGAAGACCTCATTGGAAATGCACAAGAGATTACTCCAACTATGTTTAACTATCAAACGCATTCCGATAACGGTTCCATGTACAATACTCCTCCAACTTATGCAATTTACATTTGTAAACTTGTTTTAGATTGGATTAAAGACCTTGGCGGATTAGAAAAAATGAAAGAAATCAACGAAAAAAAAGCAAATTTGCTTTATGATTTCTTAGACAATTCTAAAATGTTTAAAGGAACAGTTGTAAAAGAGGATCGTTCTTTAATGAATATTCCGTTCATTACAGGAAACGAAGAATTAGATAAAAAATTCGTAAAAGAAGCAACAGCTAAAGGCTTTGTTAATCTAAAAGGACATAGAAGTGTTGGTGGTATGCGTGCGTCCATCTATAACGCTATGCCAGTTGAAGGTGTGCAAGCACTTGTTGATTTTATGAAAGAATTTGAAGCAAATAACTAA
- a CDS encoding leucine-rich repeat domain-containing protein has product MKDKNKKLVHSCIIVLGILLWGIIVTIVILSTKHFTNKVIGKEQSINQFNLLLHSNDVIKWSDQGFENVIRSILNKPKGDITIGDCRKIHKIINNNQQITNLKEIKYFPNLQVLVLGKGNISDITPLNNLKKLKLLIINNNSIRDITPLLHLTLLETLDLSNNEISDITPITNLTFLKSLSLSNNEISDITPITNLTFLKNLNLSNNQINNITAISKLEKIETLWLDNNSINDITPVSKLNNLVSLGASNNKIRNIVSISSLNKLDIVFLDNNPIDNWEPVSNISIVIGRP; this is encoded by the coding sequence GTGAAAGATAAAAATAAAAAATTGGTACATAGCTGTATTATTGTTTTAGGAATTTTACTATGGGGAATAATAGTTACTATTGTAATTCTAAGTACAAAACATTTTACTAATAAGGTAATTGGAAAAGAACAGTCAATAAATCAATTTAATTTATTATTACATAGCAATGATGTAATTAAATGGTCAGATCAAGGCTTTGAAAATGTGATTAGATCAATACTTAATAAACCAAAAGGTGACATAACAATTGGTGATTGCCGCAAAATACATAAAATAATTAATAATAATCAGCAAATTACTAATTTAAAAGAAATTAAGTATTTTCCAAACTTGCAAGTTTTAGTGCTTGGCAAAGGCAATATTAGCGATATTACTCCTTTAAATAATTTAAAAAAACTTAAGTTACTAATAATAAATAATAATAGTATTAGAGATATTACCCCTCTTTTACATTTAACCCTTTTAGAAACACTTGATCTTAGTAATAATGAAATTAGTGATATAACACCAATTACTAATTTAACTTTTTTAAAAAGTCTTAGTCTTAGTAATAATGAAATTAGTGATATAACACCAATTACTAATTTAACTTTTTTAAAAAATCTTAATCTTAGTAATAATCAAATAAATAACATAACTGCTATTTCAAAGTTAGAAAAAATTGAGACTTTGTGGTTGGATAATAATTCTATAAATGATATAACACCAGTTTCAAAACTTAATAATCTTGTTAGTTTGGGGGCTTCAAACAATAAAATTAGAAACATTGTTTCAATTTCAAGCTTAAATAAATTAGATATTGTTTTTCTTGATAACAATCCAATAGATAATTGGGAACCAGTATCTAATATATCTATTGTAATAGGAAGACCATAA